In Chelonia mydas isolate rCheMyd1 chromosome 10, rCheMyd1.pri.v2, whole genome shotgun sequence, a single window of DNA contains:
- the NPW gene encoding neuropeptide W isoform X1: MNLRHASGGAWKTLGLLGLMLLVHPVGAWYKHVASPRYHTVGRASGLLMGIRRSPYLWRRDLGDERGESPGSPPTSVNRAPRLLQSRRQDLRAAGPRTQASGVAAPRPARGELRGRDPAALRRLGVQDFTARRTVAQHRAPLQAGASPLPQRVRALPAQCPPGCQQGPWSRGGAREKRPALLERVMKKQQQQPQGSEEGIRDLSLSESEI; the protein is encoded by the exons ATGAATTTAAGGCACGCGTCGGGGGGCGCATGGAAAACCctgggcttgctggggctgatgCTGCTGGTCCATCCGGTAGGAGCCTGGTACAAACACGTGGCCAGTCCCCGGTACCACACGGTGGGCCGAGCTTCGGGGCTGCTGATGGGGATCAGACGCTCCCCGTACCTGTGGCGCCGGGACTTGGGGGATGAGCGAGGAGAGAGCCCGGGCTCGCCCCCCACCTCGGTAAACAGGGCGCCCAGGTTGCTGCAGAGCCGCAGGCAAGACCTCAGAGCAGCCGGGCCgcggacccaggcgtccggggtggccgccccccgccccgccagagGCGAGCTCCGTGGGAGGGACCCCGCGGCGCTCAGGCGGCTGGGCGTGCAGGACTTTACAGCCAGGCGGACAGTCGCTCAGCACCGGGCCCCGCTGCAGGCAGGTGCCAGCCCCCTGCCGCAGCGAGTCCGAGCCCTGCCAGCCCAGTGTCCTCCCGGCTGCCAGCAGGGTCCCTGGAGCAGAGGAGGTGCCCGGGAGAAGAGGCCAGCGCTCCTGGAGAGGGTgatgaagaagcagcagcagcagccgcagggCAGCGAGGAGGGGATCAGGGACTTAAG TCTTTCTGAGTCCGAGATATAG
- the NPW gene encoding neuropeptide W isoform X2: MNLRHASGGAWKTLGLLGLMLLVHPVGAWYKHVASPRYHTVGRASGLLMGIRRSPYLWRRDLGDERGESPGSPPTSVNRAPRLLQSRRQDLRAAGPRTQASGVAAPRPARGELRGRDPAALRRLGVQDFTARRTVAQHRAPLQAGASPLPQRVRALPAQCPPGCQQGPWSRGGAREKRPALLERVMKKQQQQPQGSEEGIRDLR; the protein is encoded by the coding sequence ATGAATTTAAGGCACGCGTCGGGGGGCGCATGGAAAACCctgggcttgctggggctgatgCTGCTGGTCCATCCGGTAGGAGCCTGGTACAAACACGTGGCCAGTCCCCGGTACCACACGGTGGGCCGAGCTTCGGGGCTGCTGATGGGGATCAGACGCTCCCCGTACCTGTGGCGCCGGGACTTGGGGGATGAGCGAGGAGAGAGCCCGGGCTCGCCCCCCACCTCGGTAAACAGGGCGCCCAGGTTGCTGCAGAGCCGCAGGCAAGACCTCAGAGCAGCCGGGCCgcggacccaggcgtccggggtggccgccccccgccccgccagagGCGAGCTCCGTGGGAGGGACCCCGCGGCGCTCAGGCGGCTGGGCGTGCAGGACTTTACAGCCAGGCGGACAGTCGCTCAGCACCGGGCCCCGCTGCAGGCAGGTGCCAGCCCCCTGCCGCAGCGAGTCCGAGCCCTGCCAGCCCAGTGTCCTCCCGGCTGCCAGCAGGGTCCCTGGAGCAGAGGAGGTGCCCGGGAGAAGAGGCCAGCGCTCCTGGAGAGGGTgatgaagaagcagcagcagcagccgcagggCAGCGAGGAGGGGATCAGGGACTTAAGGTAA